A genome region from Arachis duranensis cultivar V14167 chromosome 6, aradu.V14167.gnm2.J7QH, whole genome shotgun sequence includes the following:
- the LOC107491677 gene encoding uncharacterized protein LOC107491677: MSSFNNSNNPNLDNLLLQTLMDRLHLRAPVNNPLISQSLEDFLFDDDDDDEEENENDIFGRQNDDARSQLAKEESKLEREIIKVILSGTTDSLKPNSGQAVTVRDHHICVGFHEEKGSDYRVWEWHGHIMMFDEEHGYSPEYIYGNYFERLVPRTNRPGGAGVVAPVKEGDEEEEEEEKEEKEEEKSGNLGLRELIDSNDSNDSKDSSGSRILHRNINAGSPRY, encoded by the coding sequence atgagctccttcaacaacagcaacaacccCAACTTGGACAACCTCCTCCTCCAAACTCTCATGGACAGGCTCCACCTCCGCGCCCCAGTCAACAACCCCTTAATCTCTCAGTCCCTCGAGGACTTCCTCTTCGACGACGACGATGACgacgaagaagaaaacgaaaacGATATCTTCGGCCGCCAAAACGACGACGCAAGGTCTCAGCTCGCGAAAGAGGAGTCCAAGCTCGAGAGGGAGATCATCAAGGTCATCCTCAGCGGCACCACCGATTCCCTTAAGCCGAATTCGGGCCAGGCGGTTACGGTTCGCGACCACCACATCTGCGTCGGATTTCATGAAGAGAAGGGATCCGATTATAGGGTTTGGGAGTGGCACGGTCACATTATGATGTTTGATGAGGAGCATGGGTACTCGCCAGAGTACATCTACGGTAACTACTTCGAGAGGTTGGTTCCCAGAACCAATCGTCCTGGTGGTGCTGGTGTTGTTGCGCCGGTGAAGGAGGgggatgaggaggaggaggaggaggagaaggaggagaaggaggaggagaaatcCGGGAATTTAGGGCTCAGGGAATTGATTGATTCTAATGATTCAAATGATTCCAAGGATTCAAGTGGCAGTCGCATTCTTCATCGGAACATCAACGCTGGGTCTCCAAG